Proteins from a genomic interval of Musa acuminata AAA Group cultivar baxijiao chromosome BXJ1-9, Cavendish_Baxijiao_AAA, whole genome shotgun sequence:
- the LOC103997153 gene encoding F-box protein At1g67340 codes for MKRRRLAREERDLGRKRPQVGAAEEGSGFFSCLPDDLVVAILCRLSASTARPSDLLGVLIACKRLNRLGLDPLVLSNASVESLAIRATNWSASAHRFLKRCADAGNLEACYILGMIRFYCLGNRRSGLSLMARAAICNHMEALYSLAVIHFNGSGRSNSDKDLSAGVAFCARAASLGHEDAIRVLGHCLQDGYGVRRNAAKARRFLLLANARELAVVLSTSSSSLPHCRRLCSLLRNFWCSTPAGARHPANQFMVEWFAARGGVVVESEGLSLCSYGGCGRPETRRHEFRRCSACRVASYCSRACQALHWKLAHKAECVPMERWLDLAAAAADGAPADGGDL; via the exons ATGAAGAGGAGGAGGCTCGCCCGAGAAGAAAGGGATTTAGGCCGGAAGAGGCCGCAGGTGGGTGCGGCGGAGGAGGGGAGCGGTTTTTTCTCCTGCCTTCCGGACGACCTCGTCGTTGCCATCCTCTGCAGGCTGAGCGCCTCCACCGCAAGGCCCTCCGATCTCCTTGGAGTCCTCATAGC GTGTAAGAGACTGAATAGGTTAGGGCTGGATCCTCTGGTTCTGTCGAATGCATCCGTAGAATCCCTCGCCATTAGAGCCACGAATTGGTCCGCATCCGCTCACAGATTCTTGAAGCGCTGCGCCGATGCCGGAAACCTCGAGGCTTGCTACATCCTCGGAATG ATTCGGTTCTACTGCTtagggaatcggcggagtggcttGTCGCTGATGGCGCGGGCGGCGATCTGTAACCATATGGAGGCGCTCTACTCGTTGGCGGTGATACATTTCAACGGCAGCGGCAGGTCCAATAGCGACAAGGACCTCAGCGCCGGCGTCGCTTTCTGCGCTCGCGCCGCCTCCCTCGGCCACGAGGACGCCATCCGTGTTCTGGGCCACTGCCTCCAGGACGGCTACGGCGTGCGCCGGAACGCGGCCAAGGCCCGCCGCTTTCTCCTCCTGGCGAACGCCCGCGAGCTGGCCGTCGTCCTGAgcacctcttcctcttccttgccTCACTGCCGGCGACTATGCTCGCTTTTGAGAAACTTCTGGTGCAGCACGCCGGCCGGCGCGCGGCACCCTGCGAACCAGTTCATGGTGGAGTGGTTCGCGGCGAGGGGCGGCGTTGTGGTGGAGAGCGAGGGGCTCAGCCTGTGTTCCTACGGCGGCTGCGGTCGGCCAGAGACGCGGCGCCACGAGTTCCGACGGTGCTCTGCTTGCCGTGTGGCCAGCTACTGCTCGAGGGCGTGCCAGGCGTTGCACTGGAAGTTGGCGCACAAGGCCGAGTGTGTACCAATGGAGCGATGGCTTGATttagctgccgccgccgccgacggAGCTCCGGCTGACGGCGGCGATCTGTAG
- the LOC103997154 gene encoding uncharacterized protein LOC103997154, which produces MKGKGKIHPSPPPHDALAVLGLLPAAILALTAALREEDKEVLAYLLTRSIDGPAAAAEERRHCRRPGSATQHLPVFGCGCFDCYTGFWSRWDCSPDRELIHQAIEAFEEHLASAEKKGARGRRAERKAAERAVKGKGKKGKEKEKEKVRRLAVEADKAQKQPEEAEKHLEVTTPGGSEGFASEEAPVGAEAGAATKTAAAEEEGVEAEAGNGERRRGWADVMGMFHSRLWSLWGPGA; this is translated from the coding sequence ATGAAAGGGAAGGGAAAGATCCACCCATCGCCCCCGCCGCATGACGCCCTGGCGGTGCTCGGCCTCCTCCCGGCGGCGATCCTCGCGCTGACGGCGGCGCTGCGGGAGGAGGACAAGGAGGTGCTCGCGTACCTCCTCACGCGGTCGATCGACGGTCCGGCGGCCGCGGCGGAGGAGCGGCGGCATTGCCGGAGGCCAGGTAGCGCAACCCAGCACCTGCCGGTCTTCGGCTGCGGGTGCTTCGACTGCTACACCGGGTTCTGGTCGCGCTGGGATTGCTCCCCCGACCGCGAGCTCATCCACCAGGCCATCGAGGCGTTCGAGGAGCACCTCGCGAGCGCGGAGAAGAAGGGCGCGAGGGGGCGGCGGGCGGAACGCAAGGCCGCCGAGCGGGCggtcaagggcaagggcaagaaaggcaaggagaaggagaaggagaaggttcGGAGACTGGCGGTGGAGGCGGATAAGGCTCAAAAACAGCCGGAGGAGGCGGAGAAGCATCTCGAGGTGACGACGCCTGGGGGATCGGAGGGGTTCGCTAGCGAAGAGGCCCCGGTGGGAGCGGAAGCGGGAGCCGCGACGAAGACGGCGGCCGCGGAGGAGGAGGGTGTGGAGGCAGAGGCGGGGAACGGCGAGCGGCGAAGGGGATGGGCGGACGTGATGGGGATGTTCCATTCGCGTTTGTGGAGCCTTTGGGGTCCGGGCGCGTGA
- the LOC135582259 gene encoding probable WRKY transcription factor 75, translating to MISSAQVPSEAQGAHQVESPLEEEKKVQQQKQRYAFHTRSHVDILDDGYRWRKYGQKAVKNNKFPRSYYRCTHQGCNVKKQVQRLSKDEGIVETTYEGVHNHTTEKPIDSFGHVLEQMQIYS from the exons ATGATCAGTAGCGCCCAGGTTCCATCTGAAGCGCAAGGAGCTCATCAGGTGGAATCGCCTctcgaggaggagaagaaggtgcagcagcagaagcagcggTACGCCTTCCACACCAGGAGTCATGTGGACATACTCGACGATGGCTATCGCTGGAGGAAGTACGGCCAGAAGGCAGTGAAGAATAACAAGTTCCCAAG AAGCTACTACCGGTGCACACATCAAGGCTGCAATGTGAAGAAGCAAGTGCAGCGGCTATCCAAAGACGAAGGCATTGTGGAGACGACTTACGAGGGAGTCCACAACCATACCACGGAGAAACCAATCGACAGCTTCGGGCATGTGCTAGAGCAGATGCAGATCTATTCTTAA
- the LOC135582264 gene encoding uncharacterized protein LOC135582264 encodes MAPPRKKWTEEEERSLLDKYAEMAADESLSRLRTRERRFRPIAAHVNARHHAADPAAYPFLWSWKDAATKVHNMRHQYLLVKRKLLVLNRTSSFSCSADAAIDDWAKQGISHWPNFLRYRSIFGDASLPPADPAPVPGVPFDDDGELGLGLAFDCCTEGASEGADREIEDNEGFDFDDVTPVSAAVPQQLLPPPVVEMGTTKRRKKNRTEQRRALATWWGWEARMEEREAERESLRRERKRTAEQVEEEREQGRRQAKQQWREEDLEWEERMEVKRAEWRKRLEGMLKAHQVEMEQVQAQILHEQQTVVGQLLGALSQWVASPVFGGFSDGGSGAGMGNHHHDHHQHHHQPMPYLSQMMQGLHHHVNGIVSAENRIDGDAHEDHFIVDH; translated from the coding sequence ATGGCACCGCCGCGCAAGAAgtggacggaggaggaggagcgatcCCTCCTCGATAAGTACGCCGAGATGGCTGCTGACGAGTCCCTTTCCCGCCTCCGCACCCGCGAGCGCCGCTTCCGCCCCATCGCTGCCCACGTCAACGCTCGCCACCACGCCGCCGACCCCGCCGCCTACCCCTTCCTCTGGTCCTGGAAAGACGCCGCCACCAAGGTGCACAACATGCGCCACCAGTACCTCCTCGTCAAGCGCAAGCTTCTCGTCCTCAACCGAACCTCCTCGTTTTCATGTTCCGCCGACGCTGCCATCGACGACTGGGCCAAGCAAGGCATCTCCCACTGGCCCAACTTCCTCCGCTACCGCTCCATCTTCGGCGATGCATCCTTACCGCCGGCGGACCCCGCCCCTGTTCCCGGGGTCCCCTTCGATGATGACGGCGAACTTGGCCTAGGGTTAGCCTTCGACTGCTGCACCGAAGGCGCCAGCGAGGGAGCCGATCGTGAGATCGAGGACAACGAGGGTTTTGATTTCGATGATGTGACCCCTGTCTCCGCCGCGGTGCCACAGCAACTCTTGCCGCCTCCGGTGGTGGAGATGGGCACGAcgaagaggagaaagaagaatcGTACTGAGCAGCGGCGAGCGCTGGCTACTTGGTGGGGGTGGGAGGCGAGGATGGAGGAGAGGGAGGCGGAACGGGAGAGTTTGAGGAGGGAGAGGAAACGGACGGCGGAGCAGGTGGAGGAGGAAAGGGAGCAGGGGAGGAGACAGGCAAAGCAGCAGTGGAGGGAGGAGGACCTGGAGTGGGAGGAGAGGATGGAAGTGAAGAGGGCAGAATGGAGGAAGCGGTTGGAGGGGATGCTGAAGGCACACCAGGTTGAGATGGAGCAGGTCCAGGCTCAAATCCTCCATGAGCAACAGACTGTGGTCGGTCAGCTCCTGGGAGCGCTATCTCAATGGGTGGCAAGCCCTGTGTTTGGAGGGTTCTCGGATGGCGGCAGTGGTGCCGGAATGGGaaatcaccaccatgatcaccatCAACACCACCACCAACCCATGCCATATCTGTCTCAAATGATGCAGGGGTTGCACCACCATGTTAACGGAATTGTTTCAGCAGAGAATCGGATTGATGGGGATGCACATGAGGATCATTTTATTGTTGATCATTGA